ACAAGATAAGCGTGCTTACCTCCCGTTATCACTTGAATGACGATGTGTTCCGCGTTCAGATCACCCGTTTGGACGAGAAGTCCCTGAATAAGGCACCCGTCATCGCGCCTGCGGTGCCCGCCTGATCGGAAAGTAGTCTTGTATGGCCACGATGAATCGAGTTTTTCTGCTGGGAAATCTTACCCGTGATCCCGAGGTAAGCTATTTGCCGTCAGGAAAGGCTGTGGTCAAAATACGTTTGGCAGTTAGCCATAAATACAAGTTAGCCTCCGGTGAAGATCGGGAGGAAATCTGTTATGTGAATGTGGTGGTCTGGGGCAAACAAGGGGAAGCGTGCGGGCAATATCTGTCCAAAGGTTCGCCTCTTCTGGTGGAAGGCCGCCTGAAGTATGATGAGTGGGAAAAGGACGGTCAGAAATTTAACCGCATGGAGGTAGTAGCCGACCGGACTCAGTTCATCGGTGCGCCCAAACGCGGTGCGGAGTATAGTGATTCTGCGGATTCACCCGCTGGCGAGATTCGTCCGGCGCAAGTGGTTCGTGGGGGTGCACCTCCGGTGACGTCAGCAGAGGTTCCGCCGACCGGGGATGAAGATAATTTGCCGTTTTAATTTTTAAGGAGAAGGAAGACTAGTTATGGCTATGCGAGAGAACAACAGTAGTGTAAACATGGTGTCGAAGCGTCGTGTGCCTCAGGTTGAGAGCATTAAGCATATCGATCCGCGCGACTATGAAATGCTGCGTAAATTCACCTCCGAACAGGGTAAGATTCTGCCCGCACGGTTAACGGGTGCCGCACCTCAGTTGCAGCGTTCAGTGGCCCGTGCGATCCGTCGTGCCCGGGTGATGGGTTTGTTGCGCTAAATTGATAGGAGTATAATATGTCAATTGAAATGATTTTGATGCAGGACGTCAAGGATCTCGGTACCGCCGGACAAGTTGTCAAGGTTTCCGAGGGATATGCGCGAAACTATTTGCTTCCCCGTAATTTGGCTGCCTCGGTTACAGAAGGCAACCGTCGTCAACTCGCCAAGCTTCAGGTTCAGCGCGAGATTGAACGCAAGGCGTTGAAGGAGAAGGCTCTGGATCTGGCCGCGGCCATTCAGAAGGGGTCTTACACTATTCCTGTCAAGGTCGGCGAAGGCGATAAGCTCTTTGGTTCCGTGACCAGTGGCGATATCCTCAAGTTACTGGCGGCCCAGGGTTTTGAGTTGGACAAGCACGCGATTGAATTGGAGCAACCCATTAAGGAATTGGGCGCTTTTGATGTCAAGGTCAAGGTCGGTGTTGACGTCGAGACCCTCATCAAGGTGTGGGTCGTGCAGGAATAAGTTCCTATGGCCAATGAAGCCCCTGTCTCGTCCAAGGTGACGCCTGTCGAGCGCGTTCCACCGCATAGCGAGGACGCGGAGCGGGGGGTGCTGGGAGCCGTGTTGCTCGATGCAGATAAGGTCATGGACCTCTGCATCGAACGACAATTGGCTCCCGATTCTTTTTACATCCCCGCCCATCGTGTCATTTTTGAAGTCATGCTGGAGCTTGCCCATGGGGGACGGCCTCTAGATCTTTTGACGGTGGGGGAGCGCCTGAAGAGTACCGGGTTGCTTGACCGAATTGGGGGGGCAACCACGCTCCATCGTATCGTGGATGCGACGCCCACCTCGGCCCATGCCGAATATTACATTAATATCGTGCGGGACCGGCACCTGCTGCGCGAAGTGATTTCAACCTCCCGGCGGGCAGAGCAGAGCTGTTATGATCCCAGTGTTGAAGCCTCGCAGGTATTGAGCCATGTCGAGCAGGCCTTCTTTGATATTACGGCTCATCAGCACGGCCAGATGCGTCCCTGGCCGACGATGGTGGATGAGATCATCCGTACGTTTGATAACGAACAAAAAGGGTTTCAGGGGATCCCCACCGGATTCAGGGATCTGGACAAAATGATCAAAGGACTGAAGCCCGGCAATATGGTCGTGCTCGCCGCCCGTCCTTCAATGGGGAAAACCTCATTGGCCATGAATGTCGTGGAGCATGTGGCGTTGGGAAA
The nucleotide sequence above comes from bacterium. Encoded proteins:
- the rplI gene encoding 50S ribosomal protein L9, coding for MSIEMILMQDVKDLGTAGQVVKVSEGYARNYLLPRNLAASVTEGNRRQLAKLQVQREIERKALKEKALDLAAAIQKGSYTIPVKVGEGDKLFGSVTSGDILKLLAAQGFELDKHAIELEQPIKELGAFDVKVKVGVDVETLIKVWVVQE
- the rpsR gene encoding 30S ribosomal protein S18, with product MRENNSSVNMVSKRRVPQVESIKHIDPRDYEMLRKFTSEQGKILPARLTGAAPQLQRSVARAIRRARVMGLLR
- the ssb gene encoding single-stranded DNA-binding protein, translated to MATMNRVFLLGNLTRDPEVSYLPSGKAVVKIRLAVSHKYKLASGEDREEICYVNVVVWGKQGEACGQYLSKGSPLLVEGRLKYDEWEKDGQKFNRMEVVADRTQFIGAPKRGAEYSDSADSPAGEIRPAQVVRGGAPPVTSAEVPPTGDEDNLPF